Proteins from a single region of Carassius gibelio isolate Cgi1373 ecotype wild population from Czech Republic chromosome B15, carGib1.2-hapl.c, whole genome shotgun sequence:
- the LOC127972163 gene encoding protein FAM131A-like isoform X2: protein MPLTTDSMEKLLFLCGASGEPVNVEDGSDMLPKSRRALTIQEIAALARSSLHGFSQVVKDHVTKPTAMAQGRVAHLIEWKGWCKPSDTPVALESHLTSYSHLTEGEQEARFAAGVAEQFAIAEAKLRAWSSVDGDESNDDSYDEDFLPANEPVTQSTDLSSYPHYLRDLLHTQVCRAHLRGRGLCEAESGVGGDLSPPVGSPGSPTDTLCSSMCSLDERHPLLRDLGRHTDTPASDITAKILGALQGGEELLLARLHRAGHRRGHSPCCLETFSETFEEEDMPCKECRGGVCLPSEYSTRRKVSDVASSGIVSLDEDDVVDEEQEEQ, encoded by the exons ATGCCTCTGACGACAGACTCCATGGAGAAGCTTTTGTTCCTGTGTGGAGCGAGCGGAGAGCCG GTAAATGTTGAGGACGGTAGCGACATGTTACCCAAATCCAGACGAGCTCTCACCATTCAAGAGATCGCAGCGCTGGCCAGGTCTTCACTCCACG gtttcTCGCAGGTGGTCAAAGATCATGTGACGAAGCCCACGGCGATGGCGCAGGGCCGTGTGGCTCACCTGATCGAGTGGAAGGGCTGGTGTAAACCCAGCGACACACCCGTCGCCCTCGAGTCACACCTCACATCGTACTCACATCTGACCGAGGGTGAGCAGGAGGCACGATTCGCTGCAG GAGTGGCAGAGCAGTTTGCCATCGCGGAGGCAAAGCTTCGCGCCTGGTCTTCAGTGGATGGTGACGAGTCTAACGACGATTCTTATGATGAAGATTTTCTACCTGCAAACGAGCCTGTTACACAgagcacag ATCTGTCCTCGTACCCTCATTACCTGCGGGATCTCCTGCACACTCAGGTGTGTCGGGCTCACCTGCGGGGGCGTGGCCTGTGTGAGGCGGAGAGCGGTGTGGGCGGTGACCTTTCACCTCCCGTGGGGTCACCGGGGTCACCGACAGACACGCTCTGCTCCAGCATGTGCAGCTTGGATGAGAGACACCCGTTGCTTCGGGATCTCGGGCGTCACACGGACACGCCTGCCTCCGACATCACCGCCAAGATACTCGGTGCTCTTCAGGGAGGGGAGGAGCTACTGTTAGCCCGCCTACACAGGGCGGGGCACAGACGAGGCCACTCCCCCTGCTGCTTGGAAACGTTTTCCGAGACGTTCGAAGAAGAGGACATGCCTTGTAAGGAATGCAGGGGCGGAGTCTGCCTTCCGTCAGAATATTCCACACGGAGGAAGGTATCGGATGTGGCTTCGTCTGGCATCGTCTCACTCGATGAAGACGACGTGGTGGATGAAGAGCAAGAAGAACAGTGA
- the LOC127972367 gene encoding eukaryotic translation initiation factor 4 gamma 1 isoform X5: MSGGRSGSTPTPPQPNGDNPTPAVAMTTRLEFPIPPGESPIPDAPLTPPPTSQISDTVDAPPPAPADDTHAMLTVLEPPAWNSAEATPTVNKEEGPVTVTLPVAAHRAEPSLESPIVQPEELQLFNGVPTGSAHRDVSPIAEPDVAKEAPLVTADTSDRTVKEIPPQVVKESPVAVVKEEPAPVVKEPTPPVVKETPAPVVKEMAAPVVKETAIPVVKKITAPVIKEIPTPVVKETAAPVVKETPSPIVKETPAPVVKETPAPVVKETPAPVVKETPTPVVKATVPVVAKETPTPVDAENLPQITQEAVVKGIPVVKEISVFKEIPVVKETPVVEETPSLAAKETPEATARSEVMSKATPPSMEGREDTPTTQATPSESSMQAVSVPKKKRKMKDLNKKEAGDLLDAFKEPTPPEPEATPPEKAEPESTTPVAPPPIEDVDETWEEKEDKLDAENMKPQSPTPISLTNQKYQYKEDKLDAENIKPQSPEPSSPTEQKYQYKEEQWKPLDPEEKKKYDREFLLGFQFISASMNKPEGLPQISDVVLDKANKTPLRQLDPSRLPGMNCGPDFTPSFANLGRPSGGGRGPPSGLSGPRRSGQGQRGKEPRKIIASVSLTEDIQLNKAEKAWKPTVKRSGRPEEDDPEFLKTQELFKRVRSVLNKLTPQMFQPLMKQVTELSIDTEERLKGVIDLIFEKAISEPNFSVAYANMCRCLMGLKVPTSDKPEVTVNFRKLLLNRCQKEFEKDKDDDEIFEKKQKELDAATVEEEKQRLKEELEDAKDKARRRSLGNIKFIGELFKLKMLTETIMHDCIVKLLKNHDEESLECLCRLLSTIGKDLDFEKAKPRMDQYFNQMDKITKERKTSSRIRFMLQDVIDLRRSNWVPRRGDLGPKTIEQIHKEAELEEHREQVKVQQQLLKKDSRGGGGGGGGGGMGPRGGPHTPGPRGNQAPDDGWNTVPISTKNRPIDPTRLSKITKPGALDFSNQLLAPGGKGSWGSWGKGSSGGSGAKPSDSAQDSGRTSTLNRFSALQQPPSSSSSSSTSANIDSDRRVPQRGSSSRERSDRFERMDRNRPAVSKRSFSREKEERSRDREQRPAEMLRRVSSMTDERERERSSHDNAVKRESVPTPPPVSSKPALTEEELEKKSTAIIEEYLHINDMKEALQCVGELSSSSLSVFVRTGVESTLERSTLAREHMGLLFHQLVKTHTLSTQQYYKGLLEVLEVAEDMEIDIPHIWLYLAELITPMMHEGGIPMGPLFRELSKPLVPLGKAGVLLVEMLKLLCKAMSQKKVGAMWRDAALSWKDFLPEDEDLNKFVTEKGVEFTLDEECVRKSSKVTLSPEDISRELERLLQEKADNQRIFDWVEANLDEQQSSSSTFVRALMTSVCQAAIICENPYKVDTKEITQRAKLLQRYIKDEQKELQALYALQSLMVQMEQPPNLLRMFFDVLYDEDIIKEEGFYRWESSKDPAEQQGKGVALKSVTAFFTWLREAEDESDNS, translated from the exons ATGTCAGGAGGTCGCAGCGGCTCCACGCCCACGCCTCCACAG CCCAACGGTGACAACCCTACACCTGCAGTCGCCATGACAACCAGACTGGAGTTTCCCATTCCTCCAGGCGAAAGCCCGATACCTGATGCCCCGCTGACTCCGCCCCCTACCAGTCAGATAAGCGATACGGTAGATGCTCCGCCCCCAGCGCCGGCAGACGACACCCACGCAATGCTCACTGTGTTGGAACCACCCGCCTGGAACAgtgctgaagccacacccactGTAAACAAGGAGGAGGGGCCTGTGACTGTAACTCTGCCTGTTGCCGCCCACCGGGCGGAGCCTTCGCTGGAATCACCAATAGTGCAGCCCGAAGAGCTCCAGCTGTTTAACGGTGTCCCGACAGGCTCCGCCCACAGAGACGTCAGTCCTATCGCCGAGCCAGATGTTGCAAAAGAAGCGCCGCTGGTTACAGCCGATACTTCTGATAGGACTGTGAAAGAAATCCCTCCTCAGGTCGTCAAGGAGTCTCCTGTTGCGGTTGTTAAGGAAGAGCCAGCTCCTGTTGTCAAGGAGCCCACTCCTCCAGTTGTCAAGGAGACCCCCGCTCCTGTTGTCAAGGAGATGGCTGCTCCTGTCGTCAAGGAGACAGCTATTCCTGTTGTCAAGAAGATCACGGCTCCTGTCATCAAGGAGATCCCTACCCCTGTCGTCAAGGAGACAGCTGCTCCTGTTGTCAAGGAGACCCCCTCTCCTATCGTCAAGGAGACCCCTGCTCCTGTCGTCAAGGAGACCCCTGCTCCTGTCGTCAAGGAGACCCCTGCTCCTGTCGTCAAGGAGACCCCCACTCCTGTCGTCAAGGCGACTGTCCCTGTGGTTGCCAAGGAAACACCTACACCTGTTGATGCGGAAAACCTTCCGCAGATCACCCAGGAGGCTGTTGTCAAGGGAATTCCTGTTGTCAAGGAAATTTCTGTTTTCAAGGAAATTCCTGTTGTCAAGGAGACTCCTGTCGTCGAGGAAACACCTTCACTTGCTGCCAAGGAAACCCCCGAAGCCACTGCCCGTTCAGAGGTCATGTCTAAAGCCACGCCCCCTTCGATGGAAGGGCGGGAGGACACGCCCACTACACAGGCCACTCCCTCTGAGAGTTCTATGCAAG cGGTTTCTGTgccaaagaaaaagagaaaaatgaaagACCTGAACAAGAAGGAGGCGGGAGATCTGCTTGATGCCTTTAAAGAG CCCACGCCACCTGAGCCAGAGGCCACACCCCCAGAGAAGGCGGAGCCAGAGAGCACCACCCCTGTGGCCCCGCCCCCTATTGAGGACGTCGATGAGACGTGGGAGGAGAAAGAAGATAAACTCGATGCCGAAAACATGAAACCGCAGAGTCCCACCCCGATTTCACTTACCAATCAGAAATACCAGTATAAAGAAG ATAAACTTGATGCTGAAAACATCAAACCGCAGAGTCCCGAGCCGAGTTCACCCACCGAACAGAAATACCAATATAAAGAAG AGCAATGGAAACCGCTGGACCCAGAGGAAAAGAAGAAATACGACCGAGAGTTTCTGCTGGGCTTCCAGTTCATCAGCGCCAGCATGAACAAACCTGAAGGTCTGCCGCAGATCTCCGACGTGGTGCTGGATAAG GCCAATAAAACTCCTCTGCGGCAGCTGGATCCGAGTCGTTTGCCCGGAATGAACTGTGGTCCAGATTTCACGCCTTCGTTTGCTAATCTGGGCCGTCCATCAGGCGGGGGGCGTGGCCCG CCGTCCGGTCTGAGCGGTCCTCGTCGTTCAGGTCAGGGTCAGCGCGGGAAAGAGCCGAGGAAGATCATCGCCAGTGTTTCTCTCACTGAAGACATTCAGCTGAATAAAGCGGAGAAGGCCTGGAAGCCGACGGTGAAGCGCAGCGGTCGCCCCGAAGAGGACGATCCTGAGTTCCTGAAGACGCAGGAGCTGTTCAAACGCGTGCGCAGCGTCTTAAACAAACTGACGCCGCAGATGTTCCAGCCGCTGATGAAGCAGGTGACCGAACTGAGCATCGACACAGAGGAGCGTCTGAAGGGAGTCATCGACCTCATCTTCGAGAAGGCCATCTCTGAGCCCAACTTCTCTGTGGCCTACGCTAACATGTGCCGCTGCCTGATGGGG CTGAAAGTCCCCACCTCAGATAAACCCGAAGTGACGGTGAACTTCAGGAAGCTGCTGCTGAATCGCTGTCAGAAAGAGTTTGAGAAGGACAAAGATGACGATGAAATCTTTGAGAAGAAGCAGAAAGAGCTGGATGCTGCCACAGTg GAAGAGGAGAAGCAGAGGTTGAAGGAGGAGCTCGAGGACGCCAAAGACAAAGCCCGGCGACGGTCGCTAGGTAACATCAAGTTCATCGGGGAGCTGTTCAAGCTGAAGATGCTGACGGAGACCATCATGCACGACTGCATCGTGAAGCTGCTGAAGAACCACGACGAGGAGAGTCTGGAGTGTCTGTGCCGCCTGCTGTCCACCATCGGGAAAGACCTGGACTTCGAGAAGGCCAAG CCTCGAATGGATCAGTATTTCAACCAGATGGATAAAATTACTAAGGAGCGGAAAACCTCTTCCAGAATTCGCTTCATGCTGCAGGATGTTATTGATTTACGACGG AGTAACTGGGTCCCTCGGCGAGGAGATCTGGGGCCCAAGACCATCGAGCAGATCCACAAGGAGGCGGAGCTAGAGGAGCACCGAGAGCAGGTCAAAGTTCAGCAGCAGCTCCTGAAGAAGGACAGccgcggaggaggaggaggaggaggaggaggagggatggGGCCCCGGGGAGGCCCTCACACACCCGGTCCCCGAGGCAATCAGGCCCCTGATGACGGCTGGAACACGGTGCCCATCTCCACCAAGAACAGACCCATCGACCCGACGCGCCTCAGCAAGATCACCAAG cCAGGTGCTCTGGACTTCAGTAATCAGCTTCTTGCCCCCGGAGGTAAAGGCTCGTGGGGCAGTTGGGGCAAAGGCAGCAGCGGAGGCTCAGGAGCCAAACCCAGTGACAGCG CCCAGGACTCCGGTCGCACCAGCACTTTGAACCGATTTTCAGCACTTCAGCAGCCTCcgtcttcttcctcctcttcatcaaCATCCGCCAACATCGACTCTGACAGGAGGGTTCctcaaag gggcAGCTCCAGTCGGGAACGCAGCGATCGTTTCGAGCGGATGGACAGGAACCGTCCCGCGGTCAGCAAGCGCAGCTTCAGCCGGGAGAAAGAGGAGAGGAGTCGAGATCGAGAGCAGCGTCCGGCCGAGATGCTGCGGCGTGTTTCCAGCATGACAGACGAGAGAGAACGAGAGCGCAGCAGCCACGACAACG cagTGAAGAGAGAATCTGTTCCCACTCCTCCACCTGTTTCCTCCAAACCTGCGCTGACggaggaggagctggagaagaAGTCCACTGCCATCATCGAGGAGTATCTGCACATCAATGACAtgaag gaggcgCTGCAGTGCGTGGGTGAGCTGAGCAGCTCGTCTCTGTCTGTGTTCGTTCGGACGGGAGTCGAGTCGACTCTGGAGCGCAGCACACTCGCCAGAGAACACATGGGTTTACTGTTTCACCAGCtcgtcaaaacacacacactgtccacACAACAGTACTACAAAGG GCTGCTGGAGGTGCTGGAGGTGGCGGAGGACATGGAGATCGATATTCCTCACATCTGGCTCTATCTGGCTGAGCTCATCACTCCCATGATGCACGAGGGAGGGATTCCCATGGGGCCGCTCTTCAG GGAGCTGTCTAAACCACTGGTGCCTCTTGGGAAGGCTGGAGTTCTGCTGGTGGAGATGCTCAAGCTGCTCTGTAAAGCCATG AGTCAGAAGAAGGTGGGAGCGATGTGGAGAGACGCGGCGCTGAGCTGGAAAGACTTCCTCCCCGAAGACGAGGACCTCAATAAATTTGTCACTGAAAAG ggagtGGAGTTCACTCTGGATGAGGAGTGTGTGAGGAAGAGCAGTAAAGTGACTCTGAGTCCAGAAGATATTTCCAGAGAGCTGGAGCGACTCCTGCAGGAGAAAGCAGACAACCAGAGGATCTTTGACTGGGTGGAg GCCAATCTGGACGAGCAGCAGTCATCATCGAGCACGTTCGTCCGAGCGCTCATGACCTCCGTCTGTCAGGCGGCCATCATCT GTGAGAATCCATATAAAGTAGACACTAAAGAGATTACCCAGAGGGCCAAGCTGCTGCAGCGCTACATTAAAGACGAGCAGAAGGAGCTGCAGGCGCTCTACGCCTTACAGAGTCTGATGGTGCAGATGGAGCAGCCaccga ATCTGCTGCGCATGTTCTTTGACGTCTTATACGACGAGGACATCATCAAAGAGGAGGGCTTTTACCGCTGGGAGTCCAGCAAAGACCCCGCGGAGCAGCAAGGCAAGGGCGTGGCCCTCAAGTCCGTCACCGCCTTCTTCACCTGGCTGCGCGAGGCCGAGGACGAATCAGACAACAGCTAG
- the LOC127972163 gene encoding protein FAM131A-like isoform X3: MLPKSRRALTIQEIAALARSSLHGFSQVVKDHVTKPTAMAQGRVAHLIEWKGWCKPSDTPVALESHLTSYSHLTEGEQEARFAAGVAEQFAIAEAKLRAWSSVDGDESNDDSYDEDFLPANEPVTQSTDLSSYPHYLRDLLHTQVCRAHLRGRGLCEAESGVGGDLSPPVGSPGSPTDTLCSSMCSLDERHPLLRDLGRHTDTPASDITAKILGALQGGEELLLARLHRAGHRRGHSPCCLETFSETFEEEDMPCKECRGGVCLPSEYSTRRKVSDVASSGIVSLDEDDVVDEEQEEQ; this comes from the exons ATGTTACCCAAATCCAGACGAGCTCTCACCATTCAAGAGATCGCAGCGCTGGCCAGGTCTTCACTCCACG gtttcTCGCAGGTGGTCAAAGATCATGTGACGAAGCCCACGGCGATGGCGCAGGGCCGTGTGGCTCACCTGATCGAGTGGAAGGGCTGGTGTAAACCCAGCGACACACCCGTCGCCCTCGAGTCACACCTCACATCGTACTCACATCTGACCGAGGGTGAGCAGGAGGCACGATTCGCTGCAG GAGTGGCAGAGCAGTTTGCCATCGCGGAGGCAAAGCTTCGCGCCTGGTCTTCAGTGGATGGTGACGAGTCTAACGACGATTCTTATGATGAAGATTTTCTACCTGCAAACGAGCCTGTTACACAgagcacag ATCTGTCCTCGTACCCTCATTACCTGCGGGATCTCCTGCACACTCAGGTGTGTCGGGCTCACCTGCGGGGGCGTGGCCTGTGTGAGGCGGAGAGCGGTGTGGGCGGTGACCTTTCACCTCCCGTGGGGTCACCGGGGTCACCGACAGACACGCTCTGCTCCAGCATGTGCAGCTTGGATGAGAGACACCCGTTGCTTCGGGATCTCGGGCGTCACACGGACACGCCTGCCTCCGACATCACCGCCAAGATACTCGGTGCTCTTCAGGGAGGGGAGGAGCTACTGTTAGCCCGCCTACACAGGGCGGGGCACAGACGAGGCCACTCCCCCTGCTGCTTGGAAACGTTTTCCGAGACGTTCGAAGAAGAGGACATGCCTTGTAAGGAATGCAGGGGCGGAGTCTGCCTTCCGTCAGAATATTCCACACGGAGGAAGGTATCGGATGTGGCTTCGTCTGGCATCGTCTCACTCGATGAAGACGACGTGGTGGATGAAGAGCAAGAAGAACAGTGA
- the LOC127972163 gene encoding protein FAM131A-like isoform X1, with product MCFSASSASSSPRTGSGVCLNGTETPMRGEKRCPSTPLEVNVEDGSDMLPKSRRALTIQEIAALARSSLHGFSQVVKDHVTKPTAMAQGRVAHLIEWKGWCKPSDTPVALESHLTSYSHLTEGEQEARFAAGVAEQFAIAEAKLRAWSSVDGDESNDDSYDEDFLPANEPVTQSTDLSSYPHYLRDLLHTQVCRAHLRGRGLCEAESGVGGDLSPPVGSPGSPTDTLCSSMCSLDERHPLLRDLGRHTDTPASDITAKILGALQGGEELLLARLHRAGHRRGHSPCCLETFSETFEEEDMPCKECRGGVCLPSEYSTRRKVSDVASSGIVSLDEDDVVDEEQEEQ from the exons ATGTGTTTCTCAGCCTCCAGTGCCTCCAGCTCGCCACGGACCGGGTCCGGTGTGTGTTTGAACGGAACCGAGACGCCAATGAGAGGAGAGAAGCGCTGTCCATCCACCCCTCTAGAA GTAAATGTTGAGGACGGTAGCGACATGTTACCCAAATCCAGACGAGCTCTCACCATTCAAGAGATCGCAGCGCTGGCCAGGTCTTCACTCCACG gtttcTCGCAGGTGGTCAAAGATCATGTGACGAAGCCCACGGCGATGGCGCAGGGCCGTGTGGCTCACCTGATCGAGTGGAAGGGCTGGTGTAAACCCAGCGACACACCCGTCGCCCTCGAGTCACACCTCACATCGTACTCACATCTGACCGAGGGTGAGCAGGAGGCACGATTCGCTGCAG GAGTGGCAGAGCAGTTTGCCATCGCGGAGGCAAAGCTTCGCGCCTGGTCTTCAGTGGATGGTGACGAGTCTAACGACGATTCTTATGATGAAGATTTTCTACCTGCAAACGAGCCTGTTACACAgagcacag ATCTGTCCTCGTACCCTCATTACCTGCGGGATCTCCTGCACACTCAGGTGTGTCGGGCTCACCTGCGGGGGCGTGGCCTGTGTGAGGCGGAGAGCGGTGTGGGCGGTGACCTTTCACCTCCCGTGGGGTCACCGGGGTCACCGACAGACACGCTCTGCTCCAGCATGTGCAGCTTGGATGAGAGACACCCGTTGCTTCGGGATCTCGGGCGTCACACGGACACGCCTGCCTCCGACATCACCGCCAAGATACTCGGTGCTCTTCAGGGAGGGGAGGAGCTACTGTTAGCCCGCCTACACAGGGCGGGGCACAGACGAGGCCACTCCCCCTGCTGCTTGGAAACGTTTTCCGAGACGTTCGAAGAAGAGGACATGCCTTGTAAGGAATGCAGGGGCGGAGTCTGCCTTCCGTCAGAATATTCCACACGGAGGAAGGTATCGGATGTGGCTTCGTCTGGCATCGTCTCACTCGATGAAGACGACGTGGTGGATGAAGAGCAAGAAGAACAGTGA